The following are from one region of the Clostridia bacterium genome:
- a CDS encoding DUF1015 domain-containing protein — MAEITGLTGLRPVGEMLSKITCPPYDVIKPASPLEKLLRKNKFSLYHLTLGKEPLAALQFLKEKGYLLVDQTPCFYVYEQVYNSQVRRGVLAAVAVEDYAGGQIIRHEKTFDDKVKGRLALRQKTGYTFEPVFLFTQADLRTVLDKIVSLYSPEAEFVSDFMGASELHGIKNRIFRVEEKSREGCLLKDVIASQALYIADGHHRYHASLLNQQTHCLAYLCAAADAPILAYNRVINGLVKFAEIKDKLPLQVVREFKTPPKHHFSLYTRGNAYLLPAQKVPEDVVGRLDCRILEKELYPHLGLTADLISDPAYFDYYAENELAEMKDCVDSGKYDLAVALAPVSITELIAVADAGIQDPQIVMPEKSTFFAPKILSGIFIYKHIRKIMGWNYVER; from the coding sequence ATGGCGGAAATTACAGGATTAACGGGTTTAAGGCCGGTTGGTGAAATGCTTTCAAAAATAACTTGCCCACCTTATGATGTTATTAAGCCTGCTTCTCCTTTGGAGAAATTATTACGGAAAAATAAATTTTCTTTATATCATTTAACTTTAGGTAAAGAACCACTTGCAGCATTACAATTTCTCAAGGAAAAAGGATATTTGTTAGTAGACCAAACTCCTTGCTTTTATGTTTATGAACAAGTTTATAATTCTCAAGTAAGGCGGGGTGTATTGGCTGCAGTGGCTGTTGAGGATTATGCTGGTGGTCAAATAATCAGACATGAAAAAACATTTGATGATAAAGTCAAGGGCCGTTTGGCTTTAAGGCAAAAAACAGGTTATACTTTTGAACCGGTTTTTTTATTCACTCAGGCTGATTTAAGGACAGTATTAGATAAAATTGTTTCCCTTTACTCCCCTGAAGCTGAATTTGTTTCTGATTTTATGGGAGCTTCGGAATTACATGGGATAAAGAATAGAATTTTTCGTGTGGAAGAAAAAAGCAGGGAAGGATGTTTATTAAAAGATGTAATAGCTTCACAGGCATTATATATTGCTGATGGTCATCACCGTTATCATGCTTCTTTGCTCAATCAGCAAACTCATTGTTTGGCTTATTTATGTGCAGCTGCTGATGCTCCAATTTTAGCTTATAATCGGGTGATTAATGGTCTAGTCAAATTTGCGGAAATTAAAGATAAATTACCTTTGCAAGTGGTTCGGGAGTTTAAAACACCTCCTAAACATCATTTTTCACTTTATACCCGGGGAAATGCCTATTTATTACCTGCTCAAAAAGTTCCTGAGGATGTAGTGGGACGCTTGGATTGTCGTATCTTGGAAAAGGAATTATATCCCCATTTGGGTTTGACTGCAGATTTAATTAGTGATCCGGCCTATTTTGATTATTATGCGGAAAACGAATTAGCTGAAATGAAGGACTGTGTAGATAGTGGTAAATATGATTTGGCGGTGGCCTTGGCTCCGGTTTCCATTACAGAATTAATTGCGGTGGCAGATGCGGGAATTCAAGATCCTCAAATAGTAATGCCAGAGAAATCTACATTTTTCGCACCAAAAATTCTTTCGGGAATATTTATTTATAAACATATAAGAAAAATAATGGGGTGGAATTATGTGGAAAGGTAG
- a CDS encoding GNAT family N-acetyltransferase, with product MWKGRKIIFRPLVAQDAQTLQKWYVDRDFRLGYNEYASVDLAAIRKEITSLKGCLQDPRVEKVVYLVLRKSDQYPIGLAGLRNIDRQNGNAEIILGIGEKEMRLAGYGVDILILLLDLVFYQLGLEKAYYTINDNNNLGLRSALSFGFISEGKMRNQVFIDGQYVDLWVLGLLKEEYEALPIVPKWKKRYSAKF from the coding sequence ATGTGGAAAGGTAGAAAGATAATTTTTCGTCCATTAGTGGCCCAAGATGCACAGACATTACAAAAATGGTATGTAGATCGTGATTTTCGTCTAGGCTATAATGAGTATGCCAGTGTTGATCTGGCTGCAATTCGTAAGGAAATTACTTCTTTAAAAGGATGTCTGCAAGATCCGCGGGTGGAAAAAGTAGTTTATTTGGTGCTTAGAAAAAGTGATCAATATCCTATTGGTTTGGCTGGTCTGCGTAATATTGACCGCCAAAACGGTAATGCCGAAATTATTTTGGGTATTGGGGAAAAAGAAATGCGTTTAGCCGGTTATGGTGTTGATATTTTAATCCTCTTATTGGATTTGGTTTTTTATCAATTAGGTTTAGAAAAGGCTTATTATACTATTAATGATAATAATAATTTAGGTTTACGCAGTGCTTTGAGTTTTGGTTTTATTTCTGAAGGTAAAATGCGCAACCAAGTTTTTATAGATGGACAATATGTTGATTTGTGGGTTTTAGGTTTACTTAAAGAAGAATATGAGGCTTTACCGATTGTACCTAAATGGAAAAAACGTTATTCGGCTAAATTTTAA
- a CDS encoding YlbF family regulator, whose protein sequence is MVHDQAHQLARALKASREYKEFKAAREKLEQNETSLKIFLDLQAKQLELQTTQMSGKEVSPEKKAELEKIVGLLEFHPTVQKYLQAEYQFFRIMEDVHKIVSDTLDLRPLKTD, encoded by the coding sequence ATGGTTCATGATCAGGCACATCAATTGGCCAGAGCACTAAAAGCAAGTCGTGAATATAAAGAATTCAAGGCTGCACGGGAAAAATTGGAACAAAATGAAACTAGCCTGAAAATCTTTTTAGATCTTCAGGCTAAACAACTTGAACTTCAAACTACACAAATGTCGGGGAAAGAGGTATCTCCCGAGAAAAAAGCTGAGTTGGAGAAAATAGTTGGTTTATTGGAATTTCATCCTACTGTACAAAAATATTTACAAGCTGAATATCAATTTTTTCGGATCATGGAAGATGTGCATAAAATTGTAAGTGATACTCTTGATTTGCGTCCTTTAAAAACTGATTAA